Proteins co-encoded in one Scyliorhinus torazame isolate Kashiwa2021f chromosome 31, sScyTor2.1, whole genome shotgun sequence genomic window:
- the LOC140404607 gene encoding uncharacterized protein: MDSQLLGVLLLLVTLITEVKPDPPPGAIQRECRDRYFYVWIDRNFLSMQNWSIDASDDSGNKFPLTPWFASMCGFTITPDKWGNPEIRASFLACLVQNDNDDTFSLNIHLNIEHPLSPRLSSTHSFSMTCGLGYQWNSREIVCEENYMEVSVTRLFPGIAEEQMEIEDWEAVIPAAQEAITSVWQIVFQVADGEVTQLRTMTTTEAHGFGYGVNTTASRVVFRAPYKSNESRILVVS; encoded by the exons ATGGATTCTCAACTTCTAGG AGTGCTGTTGCTCCTGGTTACATTGATCACAGAAGTGAAACCTGATCCACCCCCTG GAGCTATCCAGAGAGAATGTCGGGATCGTTACTTCTACGTCTGGATCGATAGGAACTTTCTCTCTATGCAAAACTGGAGCATTGATGCAAGTG ATGATTCTGGAAACAAGTTTCCATTGACCCCTTGGTTTGCGTCGATGTGTGGCTTCACCATCACTCCTGATAAATGGGGGAACCCAGAGATCCGAGCTTCATTCCTGGCCTGTTTGGTTCAGAATGAT AATGATGACACCTTCTCCCTCAACATCCATCTAAATATCgagcaccccctctcccctcgcctCTCCTCTACTCACTCGTTTTCCATGACCTGTGGACTTGGGTACCAATGGAATTCCAGGGAAATAGTTTGTGAAGAAAACTACATGGAG GTTTCTGTTACAAGATTGTTCCCTGGTATTGCTGAAGAACAAATGGAAATTGAGGATTGGGAGGCGGTCATACCAGCAG CTCAAGAGGCTATTACCTCAGTCTGGCAGATTGTATTCCAAGTGGCTGACGGGGAGGTGACGCAGCTGAGGACCATGACGACCACCGAAGCGCATGGCTTTGGGTATGGCGTCAACACGACTGCTTCGCGAGTGGTGTTCCGAGCCCCTTATAAATCCAACGAATCCAGAATTCTAGTGGTAAGCTAG